The Streptomyces sp. NBC_00286 nucleotide sequence ACCCTGCGAATCACGGCCACGGCGCCGGCGAAGAACCGGATCGTGGGCCCGTCCGGCTCGGTCGAGGTGACCGTCCAACTGCCCGCCGGCTCCCGCGTAGAGGCGAAGTCGGCGGCCGCCGAGTTCCGCGGCGTCGGACGGCTCGGCGACGTGGTCTTCGCGGACGGCTACCGCTCGGTCAAGATCGACGAGGCCGCGAGCGCCCGCCTCACGGCCCTCGACGGTGACATCTCGGTCGGCCGCCTGGGCGGCTCCGCGGAAATTAGCACCCAGAAGGGCAACATCACGATCGCCGAGGCCACCTCCGGCACCCTCGTGCTGCGCACCCAGATGGGCGACGTATCGGTCAGCGCCGCGGCCGGAGTCTCCGCCGCCCTGGACGCCGGCACCGGCTACGGCCGCATCAGCAACGCCCTCAAGAGCGACGGCACCACCGAACTTGACATCCGTGCCACCACCACCCACGGCGACATCACCGCCCGCAGCCTCTGAATCCGCCTGCGGCCTCCAAAGGAGCTTCCCATCATGACCAACCTGGCCATCGCGGCGAACGGGCTGCGCAAGGCGTACGGGGACAAGACGGTCCTCGACGGTATCGACCTGGCCGTCCCGGAAGGAACGATCTTCTCGCTGCTCGGTCCGAACGGCGCAGGCAAGACCACCGCCGTCAAGATCCTCTCGACCTTGATCACCGCTGACGCCGGTGAGCTGCGGGTCGGCGGCCATGACCTGGCCGTCGAGCCGCAGGCGGTACGGGCCGCGATCGGCGTCACCGGGCAGTTCTCGGCCGTGGACGGGCTGATCACCGGAGAGGAGAACATGCTCCTGATGGCGGATCTGCACCTGCTGTCCCGCAAGGAAGGCCGGCGCACCGCCGCCGAACTCCTGGAACGCTTCGACCTGGTGGAGGCCGCCCACAAGCCCGTCTCCACCTACTCCGGCGGCATGAAGCGCCGCCTGGACATCGCCATGACGCTGGTCGGCGACCCGCGGATCATCTTCCTCGACGAGCCGACCACCGGCCTCGACCCGCGCTCCCGGCACAACATGTGGCAGATCATCCGCGAGCTG carries:
- a CDS encoding DUF4097 family beta strand repeat-containing protein; the encoded protein is MQKFDTPAPIAAVLDIQAGRVQIIAADRADTTVDVRPADPSKSRDVKLAEQTTVEYADGTLRITATAPAKNRIVGPSGSVEVTVQLPAGSRVEAKSAAAEFRGVGRLGDVVFADGYRSVKIDEAASARLTALDGDISVGRLGGSAEISTQKGNITIAEATSGTLVLRTQMGDVSVSAAAGVSAALDAGTGYGRISNALKSDGTTELDIRATTTHGDITARSL
- a CDS encoding ATP-binding cassette domain-containing protein — protein: MTNLAIAANGLRKAYGDKTVLDGIDLAVPEGTIFSLLGPNGAGKTTAVKILSTLITADAGELRVGGHDLAVEPQAVRAAIGVTGQFSAVDGLITGEENMLLMADLHLLSRKEGRRTAAELLERFDLVEAAHKPVSTYSGGMKRRLDIAMTLVGDPRIIFLDEPTTGLDPRSRHNMWQIIRELVSDGTTVFLTTQYLEEADELADRIAVLNDGKIAAEGSADELKRLIPGGHVRLRFADPAAYQSAAVALREVTRDDEALALQIASDGSQRELRSILDRLDSAGIEADELTVHTPDLDDVFFALTGPANVPNQPKESVR